Genomic segment of Parageobacillus genomosp. 1:
CTTTTTGTTTTTCTTTCTCACTTAGTTTTGTTAAATCGAGCTCATAGCCAAAGTTTCCCGACATCGCCACATGACCGCGCATTTCCAACGATGTAATGCGATGAACTTGGTGGTTCGGCACCGCTGACACGTGCGCGCCCATCGAGATGATTGGATAAACAAGGCTGGTGCCGTATTGGATTTTTAAGCGGGAAACCGCGTCCGTATTATCACTCGTCCACGTTTGTGGCATGTAGTACAGCATGCCCGGGTCAAACCGGCCTCCGCCGCCCGAGCAGCTCTCAAACAGAACATGCGGAAAACGGGATGTTATTTCTTCCATGACGCGGTACAACCCTAACATGTAGCGGTGAGCCGTTTCGCGTTGCCGTTCCGGAGGCAGGGCGGCAGAGCCGATTTCCGTCATATGGCGGTTCATATCCCATTTGACATACGAAATCGGCGCGCTCGCTAACACATCGGAAATGACTTGAATAATATAGTCGCACACTTCTTGGCGGGAATAGTCTAATACAAGCTGGTTTCTTCCTTCCGAGCGCGGGCGGTTCGGCACATGGAGGCACCAGTCCGGATGCTGCCGATACAGCTCGCTGTCGACGGAAACCATTTCCGGTTCTACCCATAGACCAAACTGCATGCCCATTTGGTTAATGTTTTTTGCTAGCCCTTCCAGTCCATTTGGCAGCTTCTGTTTATTGACGAACCAATCTCCTAACGAACTGTGATCATCATCGCGTTTGCCAAACCATCCGTCATCGAGCACAAATAGCTCAATCCCTAATTCCGCTGCTGTTTTCGCAAGGCGCAAAATTTTTTCTTCATTAAAATGAAAATATGTCGCTTCCCAGTTGTTAATAAGAATCGGGCGCTCCCGGTCGCGGAACGCCCCGCGCGCTAGGCGGGTGCGGTATAGCTGATGATAAGTTTGCGACATTCCATTCAATCCTTGATCGGAATACACCATCACCACTTCCGGCGTCTGAAACGACTCGCCCGGTTCTAACAGCCACGTAAAATCAAACGGATTTATTCCCATAGATACACGCGTTGTCTGGAATTGATCGACTTCGACCTGAGCGAGGAAATTGCCGCTGTATACAAGGCTAAAGCCGTATACTTCCCCGACATCTTCATTTGTATTTTTCCCCAGCAAGGCGATAAATGGATTTTGCTGGTGGCTGCTGGCGCCGCGACGGCTTTCTACCGACTGCATGCCGGTGACAAGCGGCCGTCTTTCCACTGCTCGCTCCCGCCCCCATGCTCCCGGGAGATGCAGCCATTCATAGTCAGCATGCGGGAAATCTACATTCATGCTTAACGCCCGCAACAGCTTGATCCGTTCCGCACCGTGGTTTTCAAAGCGGGCAGAACGCGTCACCACATTCCACCGCTCATACACCGTATAAAGCAGTGTGACGTGTAATCCGATCACGCGGTCTTCCAATACGATTTCTAATGTTTCCGCCTCGTTTTCGCGTTCGACATAGGTGGCCGGCAGCCCTTTTAACTTTGGCTTTCCTTTATAAATGCGATGCGTTTTATAGCGCAAATCCGAGATCGTCGCCCCGTTTTCCAATTGCACTTGATACGCCGGCGCGCGAAAATCCGTGTTGCCATACGCCGGGTATTCTTGCGGCAGCGTATCTAAAGAAAATGTGCGGTCGGATGGATCGGGATTAGGGGAGAACGGGCGGTCGAAAAATTGGAATCTTCTTGATCCATTTGCACTTCTAATCTTTTTTCCCCAATAAAGATGAGATAAATATCCTGATCGAACGAGCTGCATCACATAGCTTGTATCGTTTGCTTGTAGATGAAAGGTTTTGTTTGTTGGATCAAATACAATTGCCATTTCTTGTCCTCCGTCTTTTATTTTATTTAATCGATCCTCTTGTTACCCCACTAATAATCCATTTTTGTGCAAATAAATATATAATGATCATTGGTGATAACGCCATCAAATAAGAAGCAAACGCTAAATTATAATCGGTGCCAAATTCCGATTGGAAAACATATTGGACTAGCGGAAGTGTCATATCAGATTGATCGCTTAGTATAATTAACGGCAATAAAAAGTCATTCCATGCCCATAAACAAGTTAAAATCGCAACCGTTGCATTAATCGGAGCCATAAGCGGGAAAATAATCCTCCAAAACACTCCCCATGTACTGCATCCATCGACAATCGCCGCTTCTTCCAGCTCTTTTGGAATCGAACGAATATATCCGACATAAATAAAAATGTTAAACGCAATTCCGTACACAACATATAAGAAAATCAATCCACTTGGATTGTTCATCCCGAATGCCGACGTTTGCTTCACGATTGGCAACATAATAATTGGAAACGGAATAAACAAAGCGCTAACAAAATAGTAATACAAAAACTTAAAAAATTTCCGATGCATATGTCGAGCGATAGCGTAAGCAACCATCGAGTTCGTTAAAATCGTCAAAATCACGGTTGTTACCGTAATAAACGCACTGTTTTTAAACGCTTGAAAAAAGTTCGTTGCCTCAATAGCTTTTGCAAAATTTTCAACATGCAGGCCAACTGGCAGGGAAAGCACGGAGTCTGCCAATTCCTCCGGCGTTTTTAGCGCAATGGACACGGCCATATACAGAGGAAATAAAATAAATAATGCACCAATAGCTATCAAAAACGTGACAAACCAATTTGTTTTCTTTTCCATCACATATCCACTTCCCGTTTTTGTAAAAATTTAATCTGCATAATGGATACAATCATAATGACGATAAAGTAAATGACAGCGTTAGCCGATTGATACGCAAACTCCCCACCTTGGAAACCACCATTGTAAATTAATAGAGAAATGGATTGTGTCGCCCGTCCAGGCCCTCCGCCTGTCAAGGCAACGACGTGGTCGAATACCATCAAAAAGTTTTTCATCGCCAGCACCATATTGATCGTGAAAAATGGTGCAATCATCGGAAACGTAATATGCCAAAAGTTTTGCCACTTGCTCGCTCCATCGAGACTGGAAGCTTCATATAGCTCCGATGGAACGGTTTGCAGCCCCGCTAAATATAAGATCGTATTAAAGGCACACGCCTGCCATACAGCCACAATCACGATACCAATCCACGCTAATTTTTCATTTCCTAAAATATTGGTTGATAGCACATCAATCCCTAGCTTTTCGCCCCAAACAGGAAGAACGTTTGCAAACAAATAGTTAAAAATATAACCGACAATGAGCACGCTTAAAACGTTAGGCAAAAAATAGACAGCGCGAAAAAAGTTTTTAAACTTAATTTTTTCGTTCAAACCAATCGCGATGGCCAAACTTAATACATTGACTAAAATTGTTGAAACAAGAGCGAACTTAAATGTAAATAAGTACGAATGCAATACGTTCTCATCTTGAAACAAATAGTAATAGTTTTTCAGTCCGACAAAATCGTACGTCAAGCTTAGTCCGTCCCAATTGGTAAAGGAATAAAAAATACCTTGGATCGCCGGGAATGTATGAAACATCGCGAATAACACCACAGCCGGAACAGTCATCAGGTAAATCGCTATGTTTATTGGTTTTTTTACTTTTCGATGAACCGGTAAGAGGATGTTTCTTTCTTTGGCAACAATAATCTCCTTCCGCATTGTATCGCCTCCTAAGGAAAGAGAGAAGAAAATCGGAGACCTCTCCTATTTTCCTCTCTCCTCTTTTTATTTACGCCCTTGTACTTTTTCCCACTCGGAGTCCATCGTCTTTAAGAACTTGTCCACATCTTGATCATGAGTGAATTGTTGCAAAAGGTTAGCTAAATCGATACTGGCAGGAATATAATGGTCTGGAAAGTCAACGAGTGCTCCTTTGGCAAAGCTTTCTTTTAGCCCTTCTAACGTAGGATCGTCTTGTGTCAACCCTTTAATGGCAGAGAAAGCATTTTGTTCGGTAATATACGTTTTTGCATTTTCTTCATTTAGCAGGAAGTCGACGAATTTTTTCGCTTCTTTCGGATGTTTCGACGTTTTCGAAATAGCTAAAAGAAGATCGACGCCAGATACTAATTTTGTTTTTTCTGGGTGATTCGTTACCGGATACGGAAATACCCCAAGTTCTATATTTGGATTAGCTTTTTTAATTTCCGGAATCGCCCAAATTCCTTGTAAATACATCGCCGACTCACCTTTGGCAAACGCGACATTGCCATCTGCGTATCCTTTGCCAAAATTGTTTTTATGGCCGTATTCTAGTAATTTTGCAAACTTTTCAACAGCTTCTTTATGCCCTTCTTTAAAACTTGTTTTTCCTTTGTTTAAATCTTGGAAAAACGTTTCTCCTTGCGTGTTTGCCGCGAGTGCATTGTAAGCCGGTAAGGTTGTCCAAGCGTCTTTAAACGTAAAATAGAACGGCGTTTTTCCAGCTGCTTTTACTTTTTCTGCCACCGCAATCAATTCATCCCATGTTTTCGGAACGGTTAGACCAAGCTCTTTAAAAATCGCTTTGTTATAAATGATCCCATCCGCGTTCGCCGCATACGGTATCGCATATACTTTATCTAACCCTGTTACATCTTTTAACATTTGAATGTAAGCCGACTGAATGTTGTCAAGTTCAGGAGCTTCTGTTACATCTTCAAATACGCCTGCCTTCGATAATTCCGCAAATGTTGCATCCGCGCCAATTCCAACCACATCTGGGACATCACGTTTCGCCGCGCGTGTTTTTAATACTGTTTCCGCTTCCGGCGGGTTAGCATTCACGACATCAATGTTCGGATTTTCCTTTTCAAATTTTTTAATCAATTTATCAAATGTTCCTTTTGCCTCGGATTTATAATGGAAAAATTCAATTTTTACTTTTTTTCCTGATTCACTTGTGGTTTGTTCGGTCTTACTACTACAAGCGCTAAGCATGGAAAGGACTAATGCACTTGATATAACGAATGCGATTGTTTTTTTCATATAAAAATCCCCCCGCTTCATTTTTGTTAACGCTTACTTTTTCGACGATTGTTTGCCGCCAGTCAGCTTGAATGCTCACCCCCTTTACATAACGATAACGTCGTGTTCACTGTACAACTTTCGCGAATAACGAGCTTTGCCGGGGTAAGAATTTTAATTGGGATATCCCTACTGCCAATAATACGTTCATACAAAGCGTTTGCAGCCAGTTTTCCCATTTCATACGCATATATTTTCACTGTAGAAAGAGGCGGATTCAAAAATGCCGCTGCATCAATATCATCGAAACTAATAATGGAGATATCTTCCGGAACTTTGAGGCCTGCTTGATGAATCGCATGCAAGGCACCAATAGCCATCGGATCGCTAGCGATAACAAAGGCACTTGGCAAATCGTTTGAATCAATTGCCTTTTTCATTAATTCATATCCCCCTGAAGGCCCCCAATCACCAATAAACACACGTTTCGGTTGATAAAGCCCCATCGTTTTCATCTTTTTTTCAAACGTTCGCTTTCGTACGTCATCGATTTCATAACTTTTTCCGCCATTTAATTTCTTAATTGTTTCCGATCCACCAATATAGCCGATTTCCTTATGACCAAGCTCGATTAGGTAGTCTAATATATGTTCTGTCGCTGTTTCCAAATCGGAACGAACGACATCATATTCGTCGATGCGGATCACTTGTGTGACAAATACGACATGGTCGTTTTTCGGAAAGTAGTGCTTAATGTCCTCCGGATCAATGCCACCGATAACGATTAAGCCGTCAAATTCGCTTAAATCTTGTATTTCCGCTGTGCCATTCACTCGAATAACAGAAGAAATATGAAGCGGTAATTGCTCACACTGTTTTTCAATACCTTGACGGATCGAAACAAAATAAGGGTCCGTCGTTTCTTCATGCTGAGATACTGCTAACAGAAGGGCTATATGGTATAATTCAGGTTCTTTATTCTTTTGTTGATTAGTTCGATTAGAATTTCGTTTTCGGATCGGCTTATAACCAAGCTGTTTCGCAATACGAAACACGCGTTCTCGCGTTTCCTCCGAAACAGAAAGAGTGGCATCGTTATTTAAAATTCTTGATACTGTTGCGATTGATACATTCGCTTTTTCCGCAATATCTTTCATCGTAATCATTGTACCACCACACATAAATTTTTAGTTAAATTAACTGAAATTTTAAGTAAAATATAACAAAAATAATGGTAAAAATCAATGTTGTATTTATAATTTTCAAATACTTTATATAATTTTTTTATAAAAAGACTAATTGTTGTTTTTATTTTACTTAATTTAACTAATGAAAAACGGTGTCTAGAGTTAGACACCGTTTCAGAAAAAGTCATTTCCTACTCGGTTTTTATTGGTTAATCAACCGCCGGATATGGTCGTTGTCTTCGCTATGATCGCCTCCCGCAACGCTTTGTCCAGTTCCGCTGTATAGGCAGCGGTTTGTTCTTTCGTCCACTGCAAATAGTTTGCCATAAACGCAATGACACGGTCTTTCTGACGGCGGACGGAAGCGATGTCAAACAAGAGCGCGCCGGTGCGGCGGATAAAGTAGTCAATCGGCTTTGCCGCCATTTCGTAATCGATAGCGTATAAAAGACGGACAAACTGCTCGCGGGAAAGGCCGCAGGAAGTATCGTATTGTTTGCTTAGTTCGAATAATTGATCGACGTTGGTGCCGTATATTTTTGCTAAACGTTCTCCCTCTTCTTTCGTGAACCCGTAGCGCACCGCTTCTTCGGCTTTTTTCGCGATAAAAGCCGGCAATTGCTGTGAGCCGCCGACATCCCCGCCGGAGATCGGCAAATGTTTCGTTTGGCATGGACGGAACGTTCTTCCTTCTTCTTCCGCCAATAGTTTTGCCACTAAGTCGACAACCGTTTCCGCCATTTTCCGGTATCCGGTTAGTTTTCCGCCGGCGATTGTAATTAATCCTGTCGGCGATTGCCAAATTTCATCTTTGCGGGAAATTTCCGACGGATCTTTTCCTTCTTCGTAGATGAGCGGCCGGACTCCCGCCCAGCTTGATTCCACATCAGTGGCAGTGATGTGGACGGACGGGAACATATAGTGAATCGCGCGCAGTAAATAGTCACGGTCTTCTTCTGTCATCGTCGGGTTGGCAATATCTTCATTGTAAAACGTATCGGTCGTGCCGACGTACGTTTTCCCGTCGCGCGGAATCGCGAATACCATGCGGCCGTCCGGTGTATCAAAATAAATCGCTTGCTTTAATGGAAACCGTTTTTGGTCGATGACGATATGAACGCCTTTTGTCAGCTGCAATCGTTTTCCCGTTTTTGAATGGTCTTTTTCACGCAGCGTGTCGACCCACGGCCCAGCGGCGTTGATCACTTTTTTCGCACGGATTTCATACGTTTGGCCGCTAAGCTGATCGCGGCAGCGGGCGCCAATGATTTTGCCGCTTTCATTGTACAGAAATTGTTCCACTTTTGCATAGTTGACGGCATCGGCCCCCAATTCCACCGCTTTTTTGATCACTTCCATCGTCAAGCGGGCATCGTCGGTGCGGTATTCGACGTAATAGCCGCCGCCACGCAATCCTTCCCGTTTCAATAGCGGCTCTTTTTGCAGCGTCTCTTTGGCGCTTAGCATCTTGCGCCGCTCGCTTCGTTTCACGCCGGCTAAATGATCGTACACCCAAAGACCGATCGACGTACTCCATTTGCCAAACGTTCCACCTTTATGAATCGGCAAAAGCATCCACTCCGGCGTCGTTACGTGCGGCCCGTTTTCATAGACGATCGCCCGCTCTCTGCCGACTTCGGCGACCATTTTCACTTCCAATTGCTTCAAATACCGAAGCCCTCCATGAACAAGCTTCGTCGAACGGCTCGACGTCCCCGCCGCAAAATCTTGCATTTCCACTAGTGCCGTTTTCATGCCGCGCGTGACGGCATCTAGCGCAATGCCGCATCCGGTAATTCCTCCACCTACCACTAAAACATCGTAATGCTGCTTGCACATTTCTTCTAAACGCTCACGCCGCTGTTTGCTCGAAAAGGGTGTCGCTGTCATGAAAAACTCCTCCTTTTATAAAAAGACAAAAAGAGACCATCGCAAACACGATAAGCTTTCGCCTACCATGCATGCATGGTCTCTCCTTGTCTCCTGACTGATTATTAACTTACTTTTATTATAGCGAAAAGCGGCTTGTTTGGCTAGTGAAATGCGGAAAGTTTCTTAGGCAAGAACCATTTCCTGCTCGCACGGCTTGTCCTTCAACATTAACGATCTTCATAATGTTTCCACAACTCTTTATTGGAAGTAGTCACCGCAACCGCTCCCGCTGCAAGGGCGCGCTCGACTTCCTCTACAGTGCGGATCAATCCGCCGGCATAAATCGGTTTTCCCGTCCGTTCCTTTACTTCGTGGATCATATGGGGCATTGCTCCTGGGATTACTTCAATGCAGTCGGGTTGCGTTTTTTCAATCAGCTGGTAACTTTTTTCAAGCGCATGTGAATCAAGCAAAAAAATGCGCTGAATCGCCAGCACCTTTTTTTGCTTTGTCTTTATGATGACATTTCCCTTTGTGGAGATCAGCCCATACGGATGAAACTCCTGGCATAAATATTCGGCCGCATACTCGTCATGGCTTAGTCCGTGAATCAAATCAGTGTGAATAATCAATTGTTTGCCTTGCTGGCGCGCGTAATGGAACACGCTCTTCAATTGGGAAATATGCACTTCTAACAGCACCCCATACGTATAGCGGCTATTTAAAAACTTTTCAAAATCTTTCATCGTTTTCAGCGCCGGGATGATCTTCTGACAGTGAATATCCATTGTTTCTCTCCCTTTTTAAGCTCTGTTTTTTCCCGTCTCCTCTAAGCAAGATAATGACATCATAATCCGCGGCTTGCAAGTGGCGATTTTCACGCCGCGTTTGCGAAATTTTTCAACCACGTACTGAATATTTTTTTTCTGCATCGCCGTTCCTTCGTGAAGATGTTCCATCGTCTTTCCCCTTTCTCTACTCTGCTTTCGGGATTGCCAGTTCAACCGTTGTCCCTTTGCCTACTTCGCTATCTATCGCAATTTGTCCATCATATTTATCGATGATTTCCTTGGCAATAGCCAAACCAAGGCCGACACCTCCCTTTTCGCGGCTACGCGTCTTATCAACGCGATAAAATCGCAAAAATACTTTTTCTAATTCCGCTTTTGGGATTCCGATGCCATAGTCTTTGACAGCAATCGTCACAAACCGTTTTTCTTCCTTTATCAAAATCGTCACCTGTTTAGCCTGTTGAGAATATTTTACTGCATTATCGAGCAAAATTAACAGCAATTGTTCAAAATGGTATTTCGTCATGCGAATGCGCGCTGTTTGTGTTGCTGAATTGTCGATAGTAAACTGAAAATCCGGATGCAAAACACGGAAGTTTTTCACGACTTGTTCAACCGCTTGTTGTGGATCAATCGACACAATATCGTTTGGAACGTTAATCGCCTCAGCGCGCGACAAATCTAAAAGCTCCAGCACTAGTTTTTTCAAACGCCCCGTTTCCTGTATGGCCGCCTGCAGCGATTCTTCCAAAATGGCGGGATTATGTTTTCCCCACCGTTGCAATAACGAAAGATGGCCTTCTAAAATGGCGATCGGCGTGCGCAGCTCATGAGAAGCATCTTCGACAAATTGTTTTTGCTGGTCAAACGAGCGTTCAATTTCGTCCATCATTTGATTAAACATCATCATTAATTCCGACATTTCATCATGGGAAGCCGGAACATCGATGCGCTTTTGAATTCCTTTGTTTTTAATATCCACCATCGTTTTCGTCAACGCTTTCAGACGCCCGACAAAATTTTGCGCAACAAGCCGGCCGATAAAGGCGCTCGTAATCATGGCCGCGACGCCGAGAGCCGTCATAATGAAAAACAGTGTATTGGTCATGTGCTGAAATTTTACAAGACGGCGCGCTATTTCGATCGTTCCGTGTATTGCTCCGACATGCAAAGGTTCGCGCAGCATAATAAACCGTTCGTTGTTGATAAAATGATAGTCCATTTGCAGTTCTTTTGGAGCAGCGCTTGGCGCCAAGGAAACCGAAGCGCCGTCGGAAACCGAGACAACGACGTTTCCTTTGCGGTCAAGCACGCGAATCAATTGATATTTTTCATTTAATTTTTCCAACAACGGCTGGCTTTGGCGAATATCTTTCCATGATATATTACGTTTTTCCCCGTAATAGGTTTCAATTTCTTCAATGATCTGTTTCATTGCTTTTTCTTCTTCGTTCAGCAGCCACTGTTTCACAATATGGTATTGCAAAAAGGTAAAAATAAAATAAGTAATAAAAATCGCCACCGCGGAAAGAAAAGTAAGCTTCCATTTTAATGAGACGTTTTCAAGCCGAAAAAGTTTCATGACCGCATCACATACCCAGCGCCCCGCACCGTTTGGATATACCGCTCTTTATCGTTTTCATCAAGCTTATGGCGCAAATAACGGACATATACATCAACCACATTCGTTTCGACTTCCGTATCAAATCCCCATACTTTGTTAAGCAGTGTATCACGGGTAAGCACAATATTTATATTTTGCAAAAACGTGACTAATAAATCATATTCGCGTTTCGTTAATTCAATGAAGCGGTCGCCTTTTTTCACCGTACGGGCGTTCAAATCGACGGTTATATCTTTAAACGTTAGCACATGCTCTTCGGTGGTCGGATGAACGCGGCGAAATAGAGCGCGGATACGAGCAAGCAACTCCTCGATTGCAAACGGCTTCACTATATAGTCATCCGCCCCGTTATCCAACCCCATGACACGGTCAAAGACGCTGTCTCTTGCCGTAATCATAATAATCGGAGTCTGTTTGACCGCACGGATGCGCCGGCACACTTCCATGCCGTTTAAACTCGGAAGCATGACATCTAATAAAATTAAATCCCACTCTTCAGAAAGTGCCAACTCCAGTCCCTCTCTGCCGTCATGGCTCACCTGTACTTCATATCCTTCATGGGATAAATCAAGCTCAATAAATCGCGCTAAATTCGCTTCATCTTCGATAACTAAAATGCGGTTATTCATCTTTTTCCCCTCGCTTGTTTGGTTGTTGCATATCCCTCTTAGTTATATCATATCAAAAGAAAAGCCAATCGCCGGATGCGATCAGCAACGGAAAACAATTGGTTCGCTTCACGAATGACGATCGACTAGAAAGTCAATAATCGCTTGGACAATTTCGACTACCTGGTAAGAGAGAAGCGAGACAGCTGTTCCCGAGAAAAGCAGGGTAACAAACCAGTGAAAAATATGCATTGCTCCTTCCCCCTTTAGTTTGCTGGCAGCTTTTTATCGCAAGGGCCAGCAAAACAGTTTGCTATTTAGTAGTGTCATTATATTTCCACCGTGTTAAAAACACATTAAAAATTCCTAAAAAAATAACAGTGACTTTTTCCATTTCGTTACATACATTTAAAACTAAGAAATGACCGAAAGGAGAGCTGCAGGAAAATGAGCGAACATTTTCAACCGCCGATGAAACATGGAGGAAATGAGAATCCGCTTGCAAATTTGTGGAAAATGTTCGATCAATTTTTAGATGAACGACCGCTAAAAAAAATGATGGAAACGATGGATGAATATTTCCAGCAAATGCTTTCCCACGCCTATATCCCGATCGATGTCCACGAAACAAAAGAGGAATATACGATTATTGCTTATCTCCCGAACGTAAAACGAAACCAAATCGAACTGCAATTTATGGACGATTATTTGCAGCTGATCATCCATCATCATGAAACAGTCGAATCAATGGATGAAAAGGGGCATGTATACCAAAAGCGGAAAATGCAAAAGCATATTTCCCGCACGATTCCACTGCCTTACCCGGTGAGCGAAAAAGATGTTAAAGCGTCTTTCCAAAATGGAAAGCTCGTCATTCGCCTGCCGCAAAAACGGAAATTCATCGAGATTGATTGAACTACCCCCCACTTACCGGCTCATGCCGGTGGAAGTGGGGGATTCTTGTTTCCTCTGGCCGTAGTTGCTCAAAGGTTCCAAGAACCCCCTCCGTTCAACGAGAGGAGTAGCCATACGAGATGTCCGAAGTGTCCTTTCGGGACGACCAGCTATATGCCTATGAAAGCACATATAGAAGGTACACCATCTTTCATTCGTATGGCATCCAAAGAACGCATTGCAATGCACCCAGCTCCTAGAATCGCCATCTGCTCCGGTGACGAGAGTAAGATACTGGTACAATGCGCTCTTGAATGAACAACATTTTTATATTAATTGTTGTTATGCCAAAGTTTTTATTAGTTGCCGTTTTTCTTCTTCTAACATGGATGGATGAAATACATCTATTCCTTGGTGTGGTTGGTCCACGTTAAAAAGATGGTACAGCGTATGTGTACGAACAGAAAACTTTTTATCTAAAATAGACCAATGCTTCCAATGGTGAGAAACATCTTTCGGGACATACTTTTTAAGCACCTTTGGAGCTTTTTCTTTATATCCTAATCCTCGACGGCCAATCGTAAATGCAGCTGCTTGGTGGATAGAGATACCGAATTTGCGCATATATTTCAGTTTCCCAGAGACAGAAGTAAAAGCCGGATTCACTTCTATCACAGCAACTCCCATTTTATCGGCACGGCTTTTGATTGCTTGTATCATTTTCCGATACGCGAACATACTCTTCATCCGATTTACTTTCTTGTTGCCGTATCGATTCCCTGTTTTGGATAAGGTGGTATCCAACTTTTCCAAAACAATAGGTTTTTTCTTTCGAACCGCAATATCCACTAAAGCAATGGCTTCTGCTTCCATGATTTTCGTAATCTGACCAGAAGTTTTCCCTTCTATCGAAAACGTTAATTTTCCACTTTCCAAAAAGTTACCATCTTTCGAAACATTTGTCCAAGCGATGTGATGGTAGTTGCAATCTACTCCGATCACTCCGTCAGAGGTAGAAAAATGAATATATGGATTCGATTCTACATCCACCAAACATTTGATGATATAGTATCCCCCATGATCTTCCACGGACCAAGAGATTGGTTTTCCGTATTCTTTTTTGTTTTTACATTGGATTTGATCTGTCACTGTTTTATCCACCATTTCTTGGCCGTAAGGGAATATTACTCCCGGAAAGGTAACTACTTTTCCTGTTATCGAGTTCATATGAAGTTCTTTTGTAATTGGATTATAGTGAAACACAAAGTTTCCAGAACCGGCATCTTTCCGCCCGGAGATGATCATTGCTTTATTTCGGGCAGCTAAAAAGAGCTTTCTCCAAGCTTCGTGGTCCTTTATAAATTCTTCTTTCGTAAATTGTTGTTTGAATAGTTTTTTACCGCCAAAAACAGCACTTGGAATATGTTCTTTTAATTTGGTTTTCTTTTGTTCTAATCGATCCAAACGATGTGTTAAACGACCGATTTTGGCTTTGGTTCGTTTGATTTCTACATCGAGATAGCAATGTTCAAAAAGATATGTGTTCCTCCAAATGAAAGAACGGTCTTTTAATCCTAAAGAAATGATTCCGCTCTTATGCAAAACAAAGTTTGTATTTTTCGGAAAACGTAGGTTTCCTTTGATACAACTTTCTTTGATTTTGCGTAATTTCGTCAATTTGGTTCGTTCTGTTTTTAGTTTTTTCTTCA
This window contains:
- a CDS encoding alpha-galactosidase; translation: MAIVFDPTNKTFHLQANDTSYVMQLVRSGYLSHLYWGKKIRSANGSRRFQFFDRPFSPNPDPSDRTFSLDTLPQEYPAYGNTDFRAPAYQVQLENGATISDLRYKTHRIYKGKPKLKGLPATYVERENEAETLEIVLEDRVIGLHVTLLYTVYERWNVVTRSARFENHGAERIKLLRALSMNVDFPHADYEWLHLPGAWGRERAVERRPLVTGMQSVESRRGASSHQQNPFIALLGKNTNEDVGEVYGFSLVYSGNFLAQVEVDQFQTTRVSMGINPFDFTWLLEPGESFQTPEVVMVYSDQGLNGMSQTYHQLYRTRLARGAFRDRERPILINNWEATYFHFNEEKILRLAKTAAELGIELFVLDDGWFGKRDDDHSSLGDWFVNKQKLPNGLEGLAKNINQMGMQFGLWVEPEMVSVDSELYRQHPDWCLHVPNRPRSEGRNQLVLDYSRQEVCDYIIQVISDVLASAPISYVKWDMNRHMTEIGSAALPPERQRETAHRYMLGLYRVMEEITSRFPHVLFESCSGGGGRFDPGMLYYMPQTWTSDNTDAVSRLKIQYGTSLVYPIISMGAHVSAVPNHQVHRITSLEMRGHVAMSGNFGYELDLTKLSEKEKQKVKEQVAFYKEIRRLVQFGTFYRILSPFEGNEAAWMFVSEDQSEALVAYFRVLAEANAPLSFIRLKGLDPNKDYEIIGSGEVYGGDELMYAGLNVPQRRGDFISVMWRLKAAR
- a CDS encoding carbohydrate ABC transporter permease; this translates as MEKKTNWFVTFLIAIGALFILFPLYMAVSIALKTPEELADSVLSLPVGLHVENFAKAIEATNFFQAFKNSAFITVTTVILTILTNSMVAYAIARHMHRKFFKFLYYYFVSALFIPFPIIMLPIVKQTSAFGMNNPSGLIFLYVVYGIAFNIFIYVGYIRSIPKELEEAAIVDGCSTWGVFWRIIFPLMAPINATVAILTCLWAWNDFLLPLIILSDQSDMTLPLVQYVFQSEFGTDYNLAFASYLMALSPMIIIYLFAQKWIISGVTRGSIK
- a CDS encoding carbohydrate ABC transporter permease, which translates into the protein MTVPAVVLFAMFHTFPAIQGIFYSFTNWDGLSLTYDFVGLKNYYYLFQDENVLHSYLFTFKFALVSTILVNVLSLAIAIGLNEKIKFKNFFRAVYFLPNVLSVLIVGYIFNYLFANVLPVWGEKLGIDVLSTNILGNEKLAWIGIVIVAVWQACAFNTILYLAGLQTVPSELYEASSLDGASKWQNFWHITFPMIAPFFTINMVLAMKNFLMVFDHVVALTGGGPGRATQSISLLIYNGGFQGGEFAYQSANAVIYFIVIMIVSIMQIKFLQKREVDM
- a CDS encoding ABC transporter substrate-binding protein, which translates into the protein MKKTIAFVISSALVLSMLSACSSKTEQTTSESGKKVKIEFFHYKSEAKGTFDKLIKKFEKENPNIDVVNANPPEAETVLKTRAAKRDVPDVVGIGADATFAELSKAGVFEDVTEAPELDNIQSAYIQMLKDVTGLDKVYAIPYAANADGIIYNKAIFKELGLTVPKTWDELIAVAEKVKAAGKTPFYFTFKDAWTTLPAYNALAANTQGETFFQDLNKGKTSFKEGHKEAVEKFAKLLEYGHKNNFGKGYADGNVAFAKGESAMYLQGIWAIPEIKKANPNIELGVFPYPVTNHPEKTKLVSGVDLLLAISKTSKHPKEAKKFVDFLLNEENAKTYITEQNAFSAIKGLTQDDPTLEGLKESFAKGALVDFPDHYIPASIDLANLLQQFTHDQDVDKFLKTMDSEWEKVQGRK
- a CDS encoding LacI family DNA-binding transcriptional regulator, with translation MITMKDIAEKANVSIATVSRILNNDATLSVSEETRERVFRIAKQLGYKPIRKRNSNRTNQQKNKEPELYHIALLLAVSQHEETTDPYFVSIRQGIEKQCEQLPLHISSVIRVNGTAEIQDLSEFDGLIVIGGIDPEDIKHYFPKNDHVVFVTQVIRIDEYDVVRSDLETATEHILDYLIELGHKEIGYIGGSETIKKLNGGKSYEIDDVRKRTFEKKMKTMGLYQPKRVFIGDWGPSGGYELMKKAIDSNDLPSAFVIASDPMAIGALHAIHQAGLKVPEDISIISFDDIDAAAFLNPPLSTVKIYAYEMGKLAANALYERIIGSRDIPIKILTPAKLVIRESCTVNTTLSLCKGGEHSS